AATATACTTTTATCCAGATTAACAGCTAAGATTAAGAGCTAAGGAGATTTGCCTATGGCTTTGCTGCGGATTGTGGGCGGTATACCACTAGAAGGAGAAGTAATGATCAGCGGTGCAAAGAACTCCGCTTCGGTGCTTTTACCTGCCTGTTTGCTTACTTCCGAAACCTGTATACTAGATAACGTACCTGAAATAACCGATGTTGACACCCTACTTGGGATTCTCACCCAATTGGGTGCTAGAATAGAGAAACAAGACGATGAAGTTTTGGTTAACTCGGCGAGCATTTATGAGCCGGTGGTACCCTATGATTTAGCTAGAAAACTGCGGGCATCAAGCCTTTTTCTTGGACCTTTACTGGCCCGATTTAAGGAGGCCAAAGTGGCGATGCCCGGAGGCTGTGATATTGGATCCCGCAGTCTGGATCTACACATTAAGGGTTTACGGGCCTTAGGGGCCGAAATATCTGTGGAACACGGGTATCTTGTAGGTAAGGCTAGCAAATTGCAGGGGTGCGAGATCTACCTTGACTTTCCCAGCGTTGGTGCCACAGAAAACTTAATGATGGCAGCCAGCCTTGCGGAAGGAACTACGGTGATTCAAAACGCTGCCAAGGAACCGGAGATTGTGGACTTGGCCAACTTTTTAACCGCCATTGGCGCCCGGGTGCGTGGGGCCGGAACCGATGTGCTACGGATCGAAGGGGCCGAGAAACTAGGTGGTGTTAGGCATACGGTAATTCCTGATCGGATCGAGGCAGGCACTTATCTTTTAGCCGGGCTAATTACTGGAGGCAGAGTTACCGTTTGTAATGTCATCCCGAAGCACTTGGAGGCGGTTGTGGCCAAGCTTGAGGAAACCGGCGCTATGTTTGAAGTCGGTGAAGAGGAGATTACCTGTTGGTGCACGGGTAGACTGCGTTCGGTCCAGGTGAAGACCATGCCCTATCCCGGTTTTCCTACAGATTTACAGCCCCAGTTGACCGCTTTACTTATGCTTTGTGAGGGGACAGGCATTGTTAATGAGCGGGTCTTTGAAGACCGTTTTGGGCATATAGATGAGCTAAGACGTCTTGGGGGAGATATCAAGACCGATGGACAGACCGCAGTTGTCAATGGGGTCACCGCGCTGCTTGGAGCGCCGGTAAAGGCTGCAGATCTGCGGATGGGTGCAGCGTTGATCCTGGCGGCCTTAGCTGCGCAAGGAGAATCACTAGTCGATGGTGTAAACCACATTGACCGGGGCTATGGTCACCTCGAGAGGAAACTGGCAGGGATTGGTGCTAACATTAAACGGATAGATGCATCTGTGAGGAAGTTTACGCTAACAGGCTAACACTGGAGGGATTCCATGGGCCGGATTGTGTTTGCAGCTCTAAGCCCCCATGCTGCTGTACTGATCGACAGGATCGGGGGCATACGAACCAGACAAGTCCAAAACACGGTGGAGGCGTTGGAGGCCTTGCGGAATAGGCTTGAGGTCAAGAGGCCAGAAACGCTCATTGTTCTAAGCCCCCACATCAACCCAGGCCCTGCAGTGCTAGATGAGAAGCAACTTATCGGGGATTTTGGCGACTTCGATCATCCCGAGATGAAGCTTAAGTTTGCAGCGAATCAAGTCTTCAATCAAGCCCTGTGCTCTACGGCTGGCTTGGCCTCCTTTCCTTTGCATAAAGTCTATGGTGCTTTGGATTATGCTAGCTTGGTTCCCCTATATTTTCTGTGTCAGGGGATTGCTCCAAAGGTAGTAAGTCTAGGAGTAGGGTTTCCCTCTCCCCAAGATGCATGGCAGTTTGGAGAGATTATTGCAAGTACGATCCAAAGGCAAGGCGGCAACTATGGCTTGATCGCGAGTGGGGACCTGTCCCACCGCCTAACCGCGGATGGTCCGGCGGGGTATCATCCCGATGGAGCGAGATTTGATCGGTTATTGCTCGAATTACTAGAAAAATGTGATGTCGAAGGCCTTTTCAATCTGCCCTTTGAGTTCATTGAAAATGCGGGTCAGTGTGGACTCGGTCCTCTAGGTGTAGTGTTATCCTGCATTAGGGGTGGTC
This region of Limnochordia bacterium genomic DNA includes:
- the murA gene encoding UDP-N-acetylglucosamine 1-carboxyvinyltransferase produces the protein MALLRIVGGIPLEGEVMISGAKNSASVLLPACLLTSETCILDNVPEITDVDTLLGILTQLGARIEKQDDEVLVNSASIYEPVVPYDLARKLRASSLFLGPLLARFKEAKVAMPGGCDIGSRSLDLHIKGLRALGAEISVEHGYLVGKASKLQGCEIYLDFPSVGATENLMMAASLAEGTTVIQNAAKEPEIVDLANFLTAIGARVRGAGTDVLRIEGAEKLGGVRHTVIPDRIEAGTYLLAGLITGGRVTVCNVIPKHLEAVVAKLEETGAMFEVGEEEITCWCTGRLRSVQVKTMPYPGFPTDLQPQLTALLMLCEGTGIVNERVFEDRFGHIDELRRLGGDIKTDGQTAVVNGVTALLGAPVKAADLRMGAALILAALAAQGESLVDGVNHIDRGYGHLERKLAGIGANIKRIDASVRKFTLTG
- the amrB gene encoding AmmeMemoRadiSam system protein B produces the protein MGRIVFAALSPHAAVLIDRIGGIRTRQVQNTVEALEALRNRLEVKRPETLIVLSPHINPGPAVLDEKQLIGDFGDFDHPEMKLKFAANQVFNQALCSTAGLASFPLHKVYGALDYASLVPLYFLCQGIAPKVVSLGVGFPSPQDAWQFGEIIASTIQRQGGNYGLIASGDLSHRLTADGPAGYHPDGARFDRLLLELLEKCDVEGLFNLPFEFIENAGQCGLGPLGVVLSCIRGGLQRTEVLSYEGPFGVGYGVVDFLLEGGP